Genomic window (Mycoplasmopsis citelli):
ATGACATTGAAGAAGATGATGTTCTTGAATTTTTTGAAGATGTTAGGGTTAATTAGTTTAAAGGTATAAAATGAATATAAAAAATTTAATTCAGGATGTAAAAGATTTTCCGAAAAAAGGAATTATTTTCAAAGACATTTCTCCGCTACTTGCTAATGGAGAAGCATTAAATTGAACTATAAAAGAAATTGCAAAGCATTGCGAAGATGCTGATATTATCGTTGGACCAGATGCTCGAGGATTTTTATTCGGAACTCCCACAGCAGCATTTTTAAAAAAACCATTTATTATGGTTCGCAAACCAAATAAGCTCCCTGGAGAAGTCATACAAATGAGTTATGATTTAGAATATGGGTCAAATATTTTAGAATTACAAAAAGGATTTGTCAAACCTGGGCAAAAAGCTGTTATTGTTGATGATGTTCTTGCAACAGGAGGAACTACCAAGGCAATTATTAAATTGCTTAAATCTCAAGGAGCAGATGTAAAAAAAGTCATTGTTCTTTTAGAACTAGTGGACCTTAAAGGTCGTCAGCTTCTTGAAGATGAATCCGAAGTAATTTCGCTTATTAAAGTATAATTTTAAGATATATGAATTTAAAAACTCAAAAAATAAAACCACCTATTTGAAAGTTGGTTTTATTTATATTAAAAATAACTTTTTTAGGTTTTGGTGGCGGAAATGCAATGCTCCCAATTATCAAAAGTGAAGCTGTTGAGAAAAAAGGTTGATTAACTAACGAAGAATTTGATGAAATGGTTGTTATTTCTAATATGCTTCCTGGGCCTTCCACTACTCAATGTCTTTCATATGTTGTGCGAAAATTTTATAATATCTGAATTACTTATTTACTCATTTTAATTGGTGCATTGCCACATATTTTGTTCGCTTTTGGATTTTGAATTTTATTTGCCTATATTCCTGAGCAATATACTTATGTTATTGGAATTTGTGCGTTAATGCCTGTTATTGCTGGAGTTATTTTAATTGCTTGAAGATACATTAAAAAAAGCCAGCAAACTTTAAAATTACCAGTGTGATTGACAATTGCAATTATTTCCACAGCTTATTGTTTATTTGTTCCTTTTCCATACAATTTACCAATTTTTACTTTTGGAGTGCTATTTATTGCTACATTTGTTTATAGTTTAATTGTGTATTTTACTAATAAAAAAATAAATAAAACTAAAGGAGAACAAAAATAATGGTTATTTTAGTTTCTTTAGTTTTTATTGCATTAGTTTCTTTAACAGTTTTTGGCGGAGGAGCACTTTTTATTCCAGTATTTGATTGATTATGAAAATTTATTCCTCAAAATTATCCTAGCGTACAAATAAGTCAAGACCAAATTAATTCATTTTTAGCTGCAGGAAATGCCACTCCAGGGATTTTATCTCCTAAATTTGCTGTTTACACTGGTTGAGTTATTGCGGGGAATCATTGATATGCTTTTTTAATTTTAATTTTGGCATATTTAGCTTTTATGATTCCTGCTATATCACTATTACTTATTTTTCGTAAAATTATTCGTAAAAACAAAAATAAATTGTTTGTAAAAACCTTCTTTGATTTTATGTTTCCTGTTTTAATTGGTGTAATGATTTCTCTTTCAGTATCACTTTTTTTAAGAATTACTTATCCATTTTTAAGTTTTAATGGTGCAAGCAAATATATTAAAACTGATTATTCTAAAGATTTAACAAAAAATGGAATTTATAACTTTTTTAAAGGTTGAAGGTTAATTTTATTAATGATTTACAGTCCAATTGCAATTATTGTTTTTATTATTTTAATTCAAAGAAAAACACCAATTATTTATTTAATTTTTGCAAGCATTATTATAGGATTAGTAATTTTTGCTCCGTGAGCATTCTCACATTTTACCGAAATAAAAAATTCACTTCAAGTTGCTAAAACAAACTAAGAGATAAAAAATAGCCGTACGGCTATTTTTTATACTTTGAGAATTTGCTCTTCTTTTTCTTTAGTTAAAGCGTTAATTTTGTCAATTTGCTTATCTACAAAAACTTGCACTTGATCTAAGTAACTTTTTTGCATATCTTCAGAAAGCTCTTCATCAGCTTTAATTTGTTTATTAACTTCTTGTCGAGCGTTTCTTACTCCAACTTTAGCTTGTTCTGAATATTTTCCTAAACTTTTAATAATTTCATTTTTTCTTTGAGTTGTTAAAACTGGAAAATTTAATCTAACTTGATGTCCTTCATCAACTGGAGTTACTCCTAAATTAGCATTCATTAAAGCTTTATTAACTTCTTTTACAGAAGTAATATCATAAGGTTTAATGAGTAATTGTTGGGCTTCAGGAACACTGATATTAGCTAATTCTTCAAGTGGGGTAGGAGTTCCGTAATAATCAACTCTAATTCCTTTTACAATTTGTGGATTAGCTCTTCCAGTTGAAATTTTTGACATTTCAAAGCGATAGTGATTAATTGCTTTCTCACATTTTTCTTCTAAATCTAGTAAATATAAACCAATTTCCATTATTTTGTTACCTCTGTATGTAAAATTTTGTTTTGTAAAACTTTAATAATTGAATCTTTTTCAAGTAAGTTAAACACAATCAAATTAATATTGTTTTCTCTAGCCATACTTGTAGCTGTAAGGTCCATTACTTGTAATTTTTGTTCAAGAATTTGATCATAAGTAATGCTTGCAAAGTGTTTTGCTTGTGGGTTTTTCTTTGGGTCGCTATCATAAATTCCATCAACTCTGTTTTTCCCCATTAAAATAACTTCAGCTCCAATTTCTGAAGCATAAAGAGTAGCTGCAGTATCGGTAGTAAAGAATGGACGACCAGTACCACCAACAAAAATAACAACTTCCCCATCTTCAAGATATTTAATGGTTTTTTCATTAATATAATTTTCAGCTACTTTTGGATCAATGTTAATTGAACTTTGAACTCGAGCTTTAAGTCCAACTTTTTCAAATCCACTTTGAAGTGCTAAACCATTCATAATAGTTGCTAGCATCCCGATATAATCAGCTCGATTTCGAGGGATTCCGTTTTTTTCAGCTGAAGTTCCTCTTCAAAAGTTTCCACCACCAATAACAACAGAAATTTGTACTCCTTGCTCATTGATGTATTTAAGTTGTTTTGCAATATCAGCGACTAATTCATAGTCAATTGCAAGGTTTTTTTTTTATTAGAAAACCCTTCACCAGAAAGCTTTAATAATATTCTTTTGTATTTCATAAGTCTCCGAAAATATAAATTAACTTATATATTTATTATATTTTAAAATAATACTTTTAGAATAATATTATCAATAAAGCCGAAAACTCAAAGCTTTTTATTTCCACATTTGTTGCAGAAATTACATATTATCCGGAAAAATGTTATAATTAATCTCCAGAAAGGATAGATATGGAAAAAGAAAAATACCTATTCGCAATTGATTTAGATGGCACTACACTACGTTCAAGTGCCACTGGAGAAATTCATGATTTAACTGTTAATGCTATTAAAAGAGCCACACAAGAAGGTCATATTGTGTGTATTTTAACTGGTCGACCATGAAGAAGTACTAAAATGATTTATGAAGAATTAGGACTTAACACCATTGTAAGCAATTACAATGGTGCACATATTCACCACCCTAATGATGATACTTTTATCCCTTATGTCAAATATTTAAATTTAAATGAAGCACTTTACATTCTAGGGGATGAGAGAGTTGCTAAAGAAGTTTCAAATATCGCAATTGAAGGACCTGACTGAGTTCAATTACAACACCGTGATGAAGATTTAGAAAAAGTATTTGGATTTAAAACTACTTCAAAATTAAAAATTGGATTAGATTTTCACAAAATTCCTCTTATGCCAACAGGAGTAATTTTTGATGTTAAACCAACTACTAAAGTTGAAGAGTTAAGAAGATACTTAAAAGCTAGATATAGTGATTTAGCTGAATTTTCGTATTGATCAAAAGGTGAAGGATTAACACCGGTTTTTGATATGACTAATATTACCACTAATAAAGGGAAAGCTCTTAGTATGCTTATTCGTTATTATGATGTAAAAATTGAAAATACTATTGCTATTGGAGACGCATTTAATGATGTTCCGATGTTTAAAATTGCTAATGTTTCTGTTGCAATGGGGAATGCAGCTAAAGAGGTCAAAAAATACGCAACAGTTAAAATTAATAAAATTAACAAAGAAGGTGGAGTGGGATATTACATAAATAAATTTTTGGATAATCCTGCAGAAGAAATTGCTAAAAGCAATAAAATTAAACAAAAAAGAGAAGAAAACTGAGAATAATGAAGTACATTGAATTAAGCGATAAAGAACAAATTTCAGGTTTAGAAATAATTGGAATTGATGAAACAGGAGTATCAGATTATTTTACCCCTTTGATTTCTTGTGCTTTTTATTTACCCCGAAAATTGTACAGATGAGCAAAGTCTCTTGGGGTTGATGATTCCAAAAAACTTTCTAAAAATCAAATTTTAAGTATTGGAAGAAAACTTAAAAATCATCCAGAAATTACCTATTCAGTATATCGCTTAAAACAAAGCTCGTATAATAAAATTAATTCTAAATATAATGCTAATGAATTAAAGTTTTTTACTCATACTGGAGCATTAAATAATTTAAATAAAAAACTTTCTTTTAAAAATAAAGTTGTTTTAATTGATAAATATTCAACAACAAAATCAATACTAAAATATCATAATACTTTTTATATTTATGATAATTGAGCTGGTTTTGAAGAAATAAATACTGATGTTTATTTAGCTAATAGAGCCGAAAGCTTGAGTCTATCAGTTGCATGTGCTTCGATTATGGCTCGGTATGAATTGATTTATTATATGGAAAAACAAAGCCAAGAGTGAAATTTTAAATTTCCACTAGGCTCAGGGACAAAAACTCAAGAAAGTGTGTATCAATTTGCACAAACTTTTGGAGAGGATAAACTAAATGAGGTATGTAAAACTAGCATGAAAATGTCCCATCAACCAATAAAGTAAACTTATATTTTTTTCTAAAAGCTTGATTTTATGATAAAATAAGTTTACTACTTGCCGTCATAGCTCAGCAGGCAGAGCACTTCCATGGTAAGGAAGGGGTCGCTGGTTCAAGTCCAGTTGATGGCACCATTTCAAAGAATTGACCGACAAAAATAACCTTTTTTGATATGAACCCCAAAAGTTAGACAAAAAATTATTGAAGGAACTTAGTTCTGTATTGGACAGGGCTAAGTCCTTTTAATCTAACTTTAATTCTTTTGTTATTGTAGTAATCAATGTAATTGATAATAGCTTTTTCTAATTGTTCAAGCGATTTAAAAGTATGTTCCTTGCCATAAAACATTTCTGTTTTTAAAACTCCAAAAAATGATTCCATCATCCCATTATCTGGACTATTACCTTTTCGGGACATTGAAGCTTTTATCTCTTTAGAATTTAAAAATTTGTGATAACTATTATGTTGATATTGTCAACCTTGATCACTGTGTAAAATTGTTCCACTATATTTAGCTTTTGTGAAAGCCTTTTTAAGCATTTTTTCAACTTGCAATAAATTTGGGGAGCGAGATATAGTAAAACTGATAATTTCGCTATTATAACCATCTAAAATAGCTGACAAATAAAGTTTTTGAGAATGACTAGGTAAAGCAAATTCAGTAATGTCAGTGTAACATTTTTGCAATGGTTTTTTAGAATAAAAATCTCGATTAATAAGGTTTGGAGCTTTTTTGCCCACTTCGCCTTTGTATGATTTATATTTTTTACGCTTACGATTTCCGCCAATTAAATTTAGCAAATTCATAAGTCTTTTTACTTTTTTATGATTTACCAAATATCCACGATTTTTGAGTTCTAAAGTAATACGACGATATCCATAACTGCCTCTATGTTCATTATATATAGATATAATTTCGTCTTTAAAATTTTTATTTTTATCAGCTGAATTGATTTTTTTAAGATGATAATAATAAGTTGAACGTGATAGTTGAGCAATTTTTAATAAAATTTTTAATGAGAATCCTTCGTCGACCATTTCTTTAACTTTTTGGCTTTTATATTCTGTAAGTCTTTTTGATCCAACGGGATCCCTTTTAACTTTTTTAGGAAAATCACCTCAGTTCTAAGATATTCAATCTCTTGTTTAGCTTTTTCAAGTGGTGTTAATTTTTCTCAAGTTTTCTTTGGTTTACGACCCATTTTTGATGGCCTTCCTTTTTTCTTTTCAACAATAGTATACCCATTTTTCTTGTATTGAATAATTCAATTTGAAAGAATCCCTCAATTAGGTAATCCACATTGAAGTGAAATTTCTCTTGTAGAATGTCCTTTAAGAAGAACTTGATTAATCATTTCTAATTTTATTTGTGGAGAATAATATTGATTTTTAGTCTTTTTAACAATTTCAATTCCGTGACGATTTATCAGTGCGACAATATATTTTATAATTGCACGATTTACTCTAAATTTTATTGTTAAAGATTTTTCAGTAAATCCTTTTTTACGTAATTGATATATTTTGATTTTGTCTTCGTAACTTAGTTTCATAAAAATGAACCCCTTAATTTTGGATTTTATTGTCCAACTTTAGGGGTTCATATCATTTAAAGGTTATTTTTCTTTTTTAAAGAAATTATGAATAGGAATTGATAATTTATCATTAATTTTTAAAACATCATAATATTTTAAATTGACATTGTTTATTTCTTTAATTACTAAACTTTCATAATTTTGAAATTTAATATGACAAAGGACATTTATATCTTCAGTTTGCATTTTAGCTAAGATTTGATCAAAAAAATAGGGATTATTTTGTTTTGAAAGTTTCTTAAGATATTTTTTAATTAAGGAAGAATTTAAAATTTTAGTATTTGAATGAACAACTAAACTTAACGGAATCTCTCTTTGATTAATTATCAAATGCGGGAGAGGATTATTTAAAACTCGAGGACTTTGATATTTAATTAAATATTTATTTGAAGCAACAATTTTAATAAAATCATCTAAATACAAAATAAAGGATATTTCATTTAAATTTCAAATACCGCTTAAAATGTGGTTATATGTATTTTTATCAATTGAATAAACAAAACCCATTTCTTTAGCAATTTGATTAAATTTTTCTAAAATATCTATAAATTGCTCTTTATTTGTTTTCAACAATACCACCTTTACTTTTTGATTAAATTTAATTTAAATTATTTTCAAAATATTTAATTAATTGGTCAAGAATATTTTTTTCTCACATTGAATGTCCTGCTTTTTCAACAAAAATTAATTCAGTATTTGGATGATTAAGTTTTAATAATCAAGCACCAATTGGTCTAGTATCAATATCTTGCCGACCGTGAATAATTGTAATAGGGATTTGAGAAAATTTATTAACATTATTTAAAATATAATTATCTTCAGGAAAAAAGCATTTATTAACAAAATAATACGTTTCCATAAGTGCTATTTGTTTGTCAAGTTTAATATTTTTATTAAATTGCTTGGATTTTTTCTCGATGCTTACGAGCGAACTTTCTCATCGAGAAAATTCTTCATAACCCTTATTTTTAAGTTCTTTATTATAGCTTCCAGTAAATAAATTAAAGTATTTTTCAATATTATTTTTACCAGGTATTTTTTCAACAAAAAGACTAAATCTCTCAAATTCTTGCGGATAAAAGTCTGAAGCACCTTTTTCATATAAATAATCTATATCTTCTTGTCTACCTAAAAATACACCTCTAAGAAGTATTTTTAAAACATTTTGTGT
Coding sequences:
- a CDS encoding Cof-type HAD-IIB family hydrolase, with product MEKEKYLFAIDLDGTTLRSSATGEIHDLTVNAIKRATQEGHIVCILTGRPWRSTKMIYEELGLNTIVSNYNGAHIHHPNDDTFIPYVKYLNLNEALYILGDERVAKEVSNIAIEGPDWVQLQHRDEDLEKVFGFKTTSKLKIGLDFHKIPLMPTGVIFDVKPTTKVEELRRYLKARYSDLAEFSYWSKGEGLTPVFDMTNITTNKGKALSMLIRYYDVKIENTIAIGDAFNDVPMFKIANVSVAMGNAAKEVKKYATVKINKINKEGGVGYYINKFLDNPAEEIAKSNKIKQKREENWE
- a CDS encoding chromate transporter; protein product: MVILVSLVFIALVSLTVFGGGALFIPVFDWLWKFIPQNYPSVQISQDQINSFLAAGNATPGILSPKFAVYTGWVIAGNHWYAFLILILAYLAFMIPAISLLLIFRKIIRKNKNKLFVKTFFDFMFPVLIGVMISLSVSLFLRITYPFLSFNGASKYIKTDYSKDLTKNGIYNFFKGWRLILLMIYSPIAIIVFIILIQRKTPIIYLIFASIIIGLVIFAPWAFSHFTEIKNSLQVAKTN
- the frr gene encoding ribosome recycling factor, with amino-acid sequence MEIGLYLLDLEEKCEKAINHYRFEMSKISTGRANPQIVKGIRVDYYGTPTPLEELANISVPEAQQLLIKPYDITSVKEVNKALMNANLGVTPVDEGHQVRLNFPVLTTQRKNEIIKSLGKYSEQAKVGVRNARQEVNKQIKADEELSEDMQKSYLDQVQVFVDKQIDKINALTKEKEEQILKV
- the pip gene encoding prolyl aminopeptidase, giving the protein MNNNFQFDYLETNLHKVYYETYGNRQNMPVFVIHGGPGGGFNSQKLQKLIPLDKYFIVLIHQRGTNKSLPYCELRENSTQNLVEDIELVRQKLNLKQILLFGGSWGTTLALAYAIKYTQNVLKILLRGVFLGRQEDIDYLYEKGASDFYPQEFERFSLFVEKIPGKNNIEKYFNLFTGSYNKELKNKGYEEFSRWESSLVSIEKKSKQFNKNIKLDKQIALMETYYFVNKCFFPEDNYILNNVNKFSQIPITIIHGRQDIDTRPIGAWLLKLNHPNTELIFVEKAGHSMWEKNILDQLIKYFENNLN
- a CDS encoding adenine phosphoribosyltransferase, whose protein sequence is MNIKNLIQDVKDFPKKGIIFKDISPLLANGEALNWTIKEIAKHCEDADIIVGPDARGFLFGTPTAAFLKKPFIMVRKPNKLPGEVIQMSYDLEYGSNILELQKGFVKPGQKAVIVDDVLATGGTTKAIIKLLKSQGADVKKVIVLLELVDLKGRQLLEDESEVISLIKV
- a CDS encoding ribonuclease HIII encodes the protein MKYIELSDKEQISGLEIIGIDETGVSDYFTPLISCAFYLPRKLYRWAKSLGVDDSKKLSKNQILSIGRKLKNHPEITYSVYRLKQSSYNKINSKYNANELKFFTHTGALNNLNKKLSFKNKVVLIDKYSTTKSILKYHNTFYIYDNWAGFEEINTDVYLANRAESLSLSVACASIMARYELIYYMEKQSQEWNFKFPLGSGTKTQESVYQFAQTFGEDKLNEVCKTSMKMSHQPIK
- a CDS encoding chromate transporter, with the protein product MNLKTQKIKPPIWKLVLFILKITFLGFGGGNAMLPIIKSEAVEKKGWLTNEEFDEMVVISNMLPGPSTTQCLSYVVRKFYNIWITYLLILIGALPHILFAFGFWILFAYIPEQYTYVIGICALMPVIAGVILIAWRYIKKSQQTLKLPVWLTIAIISTAYCLFVPFPYNLPIFTFGVLFIATFVYSLIVYFTNKKINKTKGEQK
- a CDS encoding IS3 family transposase (programmed frameshift), coding for MKLSYEDKIKIYQLRKKGFTEKSLTIKFRVNRAIIKYIVALINRHGIEIVKKTKNQYYSPQIKLEMINQVLLKGHSTREISLQCGLPNWGILSNWIIQYKKNGYTIVEKKKGRPSKMGRKPKKTWEKLTPLEKAKQEIEYLRTEVIFPKKVKRDPVGSKRLTEYKSQKVKEMVDEGFSLKILLKIAQLSRSTYYYHLKKINSADKNKNFKDEIISIYNEHRGSYGYRRITLELKNRGYLVNHKKVKRLMNLLNLIGGNRKRKKYKSYKGEVGKKAPNLINRDFYSKKPLQKCYTDITEFALPSHSQKLYLSAILDGYNSEIISFTISRSPNLLQVEKMLKKAFTKAKYSGTILHSDQGWQYQHNSYHKFLNSKEIKASMSRKGNSPDNGMMESFFGVLKTEMFYGKEHTFKSLEQLEKAIINYIDYYNNKRIKVRLKGLSPVQYRTKFLQ